The nucleotide sequence tacatacatacctactaACATTTAATTAATGGCGGATCTAAAAGAAAAGTttaggggtatcccaatttttttttagACATAGGGATATCTTAATATTTTCTTAAAAGTATCTAACACATataatgaagaagaaaaaaaatcttTACATTTCACCAATTGGGCCGCCCCTGCATTTAAGTCCCCTCCACGAGCATACATATGAATcccatacacatacacacatacaagTCCCATCATTCAAGTTCCCTATGATAGCATACATATGAATCTCATACATATACAACTCCCATCTACGTACTACATTTAAATCCCATATATacagtggagagttcaaatgagaagaaataaaaaataagaataaaaagaataaaggataGAAAGGTCATTTGCACAAATCATTTAATAAGTCTATCATTTATTTTTGCTATTCAATTTAATAAACTCTAATCATTTAATGAGCATATCTTATAAAATGGTTGtgcaccttacacaataaaaacacttatgcacatgatcttacattttcaacgtttcctacaccattaaaacaatattttggtgtaGGATACATAATGTGTAGGACTCGAACACTTTTAATAATTTTGCAactcataataaaatatgtgtaggacacaaatttttaaataattttgtcactTTTAATAAAATTTGTGTAGGAGCCAATACATAATACATTAATGATGATGAAGGAGGAATTTATGGTTGCATTAAAAAGACTTGAGTAactctttaaaatatttattaatattctaaACCAAAATGTCTATATTACCCTTAGTAATTAAAGCATTAATTAAAAGTGGACAAAAAGATGTTttgattcacaaccattgatcaaaaaaatatagGGTCTTGATTAACtcattttttcttcttttaagaagattcttctcaaatgaatTTCCCCTATATACATGTGTACATACTAGTCACATCCACATATTTGCATTTAAATGccatatttatatatacacacaagtTCCATCTATacgcatacatacatacatacaagttcCATCCATCTACATGTGTTCTACATCCtaatacattcatacatacaagTAATAGCCACATGCACACAATTAGATCCCATAcatgcatacctacatacatattTCGTCTCCATACATGCCCACATACGAGTTACATCCCTACCCGCACCTCACAAAACTCTTGGTAGGTTTGGGGTGCATTTAGGAAGCTTACGAGGCTTTGGAATGGAGCTACGGGGGTTGGGATCGAAGACAACGAAGAAAAACGAGAAAACCGGCTAAGCCGTCGGCTGGGCCGTCGGCAATAGGTTTGGCTATCGGCTACGAGGTTTTACCCATAGGTACGGGCCGTCAAAAGTCAGCGACGACGACAACAACAACAGATCAAGATCTCTCGTCCAGCTCTCTCCCTCTCCTGCGATAACCGTGTGAACCTTGTGTTTAACTGAAcatatggctctgataccacttgttaagGCATCAGATCAGAGTATGCTCGAGCGGAAGCGGAAGAAacacacactagcagaaaataaagaacatgAGAATTTACATGGTTCGGTCAAagtgacctacgtccacgggttgcaactagTGTTTCacttttattagatgctcacaactgTTTTCAGAATGACACAGACTACAATTAAatcataggtatttatagaacaaTATTAGGGTTTTctacttggtcaacaagttaactaagcGGGCCTAATAACTAGGGCCGACTAACCCTAATTAGGGTCTGTTACCCtaaagcctacgaacccaacatacgatgtgtgtgtgtgtttgattTATGTTGTGTGTATTTTGTGTacgatgtgtgtgtgtgtgtgtttgattTATGTTGTGGGTATTTTGTGTActttgtgtatgtatatataagtATATTTCCCGTTTATGTATGtaggggtaagatcaaataaaaagtttattttgcctaagtaggatgagaaTGAATCTTAgccattcatttttcaaattaatggctaagatgaaagtgtaggagaaaggaggagtgcaagggtatcttgggaaaatcctatttatggactttctctctccacatgcaagacacATGCATATTTCActcccattttttaaacgttcataacttttttatacgaccttattttttcataaaaatttcaccataaaatcgagcgtctttttatctttaatttgagtaccatattgctatataaaatatgaagactaaaaaaacccactaaaatgtgttgtatttatatgttgtataacatttttttgtgctggatttttgtactatatttttgtactaaattttttgtgctagatttttttatcttaagttttctttttcttaattttttgtactggatttttttgtactacatttttttgctAATTTTTTTTGTGCTacattttttgtactagatttttttgtgctatattttttgtagtacaattttttgtactatattttttgtactacatttttttaggggaattggcctgtaataatcccacctagaccttattggccattaataatcccacctcagaatattccccccactagtcccacctttcacctatttttcctacactggtcccccgttaaaaaaacttaacggagttaagcttttttccaaattgcAAACAAATTTTTTAGGGCCTCTGATCAGAAcaatgatacgagtccattgatgtaaaacttacttcaaaatggtgctccaagtgacttgattttggttaattggaaatttaaacacccgaattgaagcgtcgttttcatcgtttggagcaccgtttcgagacaagttttacatcaatggactcgtatcgtcgttctaatcaaaagccctaaaaaatccgtttgtaatttggaaaaaagcttaactccgttaagattttttaacgggggaccattgtagggaaaataggtgaaaggtgggactggtggtgggaatattctgaggtgggattattaatggccaataaggtctaggtgggattattacaggccaatttcccaaattttttactatattttttgtactacattttttgtgctatatttttttgtactagattttttgtgttagatttttttgtactagatttttttgtattttaaaagaaacaaaataggtgccacatgtcattttcactcctatttataaggaccaaaatgcccttgattcCTACTTTTTAGGAATgccacatgtcatcatcacaatccttcttaggctacttaggtaaaatccactttttagtggatccttcctctgtgtatgtatatattagtatatttcCCGTGTCTATGTATATATTGGTTTCTTATGAGTAGTTAGTTTATTTTATGGTATCCACACATAATTTGTTTTAAGTTTTTAATCATGTAATACATGCATACATATAATCATCGTATTGATCGATATTGTGACGAGGTTAGAACTCAAAAGGACATGAAAACTCCACATGTGGTCATTGAATCACCTTGAACTTTTTAGCCAAAATGTTTAAGACGCTCAATTTCATAAATGCAAATATGGCAATATATACTCAAATCAGTTCTATTAGCCAAAATGTTTAAGACGCTCAATTTCTTAAATGCAATATGGCAATATTCTCAAATAAATTCTGTTAGTTTTTAGCCTTTAAAGTGTTTAATGTAGCTTGAAATCTAATTTTCAGCAAGGTACATATTTTTGGCTTCTAATAAACTGATTATTGTTTTCTTATCTTAAACAATTGGCAATAAACTGATTATTGTTTTCTTATCTTAAACAAATAATAAGTACAAACCAATAGAAATTATTATGAGAAAAAAACCCCTAAATCGTTTGGTTTGTTCTATTGTTggttcatatttttattttcttaatttcATGCATACAATTGGCAATGTTACGTAAAAAGGTAAACAATTGGCAATGTTACGTAAAAAAGTAAACCATTTAACttgtttgtatgtttttttttttcattttaaaacgTTTATTTACGCATATGTTGGTTATCCCTTTTTTTGGAGAGTGACTTTCTATGTACATGACTTAGCTGTCATTGTCCCGTCAACCCCGCAGTTGGGGACACAATGTTCTATCGAGCCCCGGCCCCCGCGCAAGCTGATCCCCCCAGAAACCATACTGCCCCCACACGAGAGACTCGCTGGGGTAACAACTGCGTAAAACCGGGTGTGCTCTTAGGACCGCACCATGCCTCGGTAGGATACGATCCATCATTGGGACGTCCCCGCACCAAAGCCCGCAGCCGGCAGTCGAACCGACAACCTCCCAAGGAGGAAACCGGCCCAACCAACCACATGGGAACCAACTGGGCTAGTACAACATTAAACTATTTAACttgtttgtatgttttttttttaaattggatttaaataatctcaactttctcaatttggttgataataatcctaactcagttatttgccgataataatccgaattGGTCCACTTTTGaccgataatagtccgccgttaaaaataggttaatggagttaagttttttttcccgaattacaaaccgatattTTAGGGATtgtgatcagaacgaggatacaagTTGATTAtttaaaacttacctcgaaacggtgctcaaAACGGCtcgatttttgttaattggaagtttaaacacccgaatttaAGCATCGTTTTCGTCGTTtagggcagtatttcgaggtatattttacatcaatcaactcgtatactcgttctaatcaaaagctcTAAAATATCGGTTTATAATTCGAAAAAaccttaactccgttaagctatttgtaacgcagactattatcggccaaaagtgggtCAATATTATTATCGGCAAATAACTGAGTTAAGATTATTATCTGTAAAATTGAGACAGTTGGGATTATTTAATTCCAATTTgccttttttttttcattttcaaacttTTACTTACGTATGTGTAGGTTATCCATAGAACATATATGTCCACATGATTTACACATTTGTAGATTCTACGTGCGTATTTTAGGGATtgtgatcagaacgaggatacaagTTGATTGTGTAAAACTTACCTCTAAACGTGCTCAAAACGGCTCGATTTTTGTTAAttagaagtttaaacacccgaatttaAGCATCATTTTCGTCGTTTacggcagtatttcgaggtatattttacatcaatcaactcgtatcctcgttctaatcaaaagctcTAAAATATTGGTTTATAATTCGAAAAAACCTTAACTCCGTAAAGGTATTTTTAAcgcagactattatcggccaaaaaaCGGGTTAGTTCAGATTATTATCGACAAATAACTGAGTTAAGATTATTATCGGTAAAATTgagaaagttgggattatttaactccaatttgtttttttttttcattttcaaacttTTACTTACGTATGTGTAGGTTATCAATAGAACATATATGTCCACATGATTTACACATTTGTAGATTTTACGTGCGTGTTGTAGTGAATTGTCCACTACATTATATCATGAGGCTTTCCTAATAGTTAATGATAAAACATTCAGTTGATGTGGGGCTAACCTATTTTGTAGAGGCACCTGATTTTTAAAGGAGAGGTCTTGGATTCAAACCTAGACAATCAAAGTATTTTAAtatttgccattcaaaaaaataataataaaacattctattttttacacataaatatttattataatttatctatatattaaaaactgaaTGGAATGAAcagtaattatatatatatatatatatatatatatatatatatatatatatatatatatatatatatatatatatatatatatatatatagaaagtataatgtacttcaaggcttaacctacattaacataaatgacaaaaaatataacgtgcgttattatcatagaacgtgcgtgattatagtccatgcgtgattatgtggtcccatgcgtgattatgtggtcccatgtgtgattatgtggtcccatgcgtgattatacccctgatccaacggttaccattgtctcctacgtgatgtatgataatgctttttgtatgttaaccttactatatatatatatatattaaaaacagaATGGAATGAACAATAAGAAAACTAGAATTGAATAAATGGTATCGGGTATCGGTAACGGTATTAAATTTACTAAAccgggtgtattttcggtaccggttcggcaccggtattcatcggtttttaccctcaaataccggtgccgtaccagtaccgaccggtaccgtaccagatatattcggtaccggtactcacttttggggatttcggtaccggttggtaccgagctcatcaaatcctgtagcaacgtagtaatgcaagtaattgcaccgtttagattattTTTCATACACagagtaagtaaactgtatttcgtttgaatgaggttatATATACACAACagcttattttgctttattttttgtcttcTTCTGTAATGAATGCATTGTAGCAtataaaattaacttggatatttagattattgatgagcaatcGTATCAAAttctgtaatcaaaccggtatcgtatcggtaccaaatttactataccaaatcattttcggtaccgatttggtacccaccttttggtattttcagaatcgttactttcggttcgacaccggtctagcaccatacctgtatttattgaattttaccttcaaataccataccgtattgtaccgaacattttcggtgccggtacctaatttcgatgattttctggACCGGTACTTTCGTTGCCGTTATccgtaccgagctcatccatatatattaggttatttaaaatcactttttttaggacggagtgactatcctttttacgacatttttatttatgttttgatattcggtatctgcttgctgttactgacacgcgttttgcagtcattgggtccccgccgcaacgcgcggacggaaaatcaactagtttaATTAATAACCCTAATACTTAAATTGTGATTTTTCAAAACAATCTATTCTACATTGAAGAAACTTGTTGTTTCTTAACCAAGAGCCGCCCCTGCCACCTTCAATGCGATGTATATATGAAATCTGAATATGGTTGGGATTTGGACTGCTAATGTCGCTCTTCAATTGTACAAAGTACAACAGTCTCTCTTCAATGGTAGGCAGTACACCGGTCGATCACAAGGACCAATTAAGTTCATCTGTATCTCCTCAACTTGCAACAGCTTTTAATTTCCTCTTATGTTATACCAAAGAGCCGCCCCTTCCGTCTTCAATGCGAGCTACGACATGTAAATATCGTTGGAATTTCGACCACTAATGTTGCTCTTCATTGGTACCCAGTACAACAGTCGCTCTTCAATAGACACAGTACACCTTGTCGATCTTCAACTCGTTAAATACCCGACTTTTACTAACCATTCAGTAGTCTCGAAAATATTTGAATTCAGGTAGTGAAGTTCAGAAACTCACATTgcaatatgttttttttttttttgttcttgatTTATGTAAAGTTTTGGTACTTTGAAATATTATTCTTTAATCAGTTACTATCAAAGGATCATGATCACTCCAAAGCTCTTAAACTATTTTAGATATCCTGTGAAAAAAGGAAAAGATATCAATACGTAAAGATAGATCTTTCTTACACGGTGCATGAATGTATGGTTTATTCAAGAAGTGGTGAAATACTttagttttttaatttatttatttattactttttttttaatctgCAGGATATTCTTATAATCTGCTGTTTGTATATCTATTTGGAGAATAAGACAGAAGTTTGAAAAATATAAGCAAAAGCGTTGACATTTCAAAGAAAATATTGAACTCCTTTATTTATGGGGCATGTTATGTTATACTCACACCTTTTGCTTTCTAACCCCACATCGTCATTAAACGGCTGTTTGAGGCTGCACCAAACGGCCGTATGACACTTAGGGCTTGCGTCGTAGTCCTCCAGGGGCGGATGTAAAGAGGaacaaggggtagcctccgctaccgcttggtcggaaaatttttgacgtttttagtgtaaattttgaaaaaatttgacgttttttcgatttcgttaccgcatatttataaaacgttaccgccTGGTcagaatcctagatccgccactgtagTCCTCCCTTACCTTTTAACGACCGTTTGAAAGTTAGGGGCCGTTTGGGGTGTAGGCATAGCATACCCTTAATCcttatataaatatatttgtGCATGCATGCATGTGTGTGTGGAACTCTAATATATATGCAATACAAAACATGTAATCTTATTTGGCTAGAAAAAAAGTGGATTAAAATTTTATATTTCTACAGATTAACTGAGGCTGGGGATCAACGATGTCACGCGGCAAAAGTCTAGCTTTCTCGTTAGCTATTGTTTTATTGGCAATAGGTGTTCTAAATTCTGAAGCTcttgaaaatgggttaaaatCCATGGTGTATTTATCACCTAAAATAACCCTATATCCGGGTTCAGTTTCAAACAAATACTATTATGACATCGAGTTCCCAAAAGGTCATATTGCTATCAAAAGTTTCAATGCTGAAGTTGTTGATGAAGCAGGAAGTCCTGTTTCTCTTCAAGAAACTTATCTCCACCACTGGATTGCACTAAGATACTACAATCGTAAGGGTGTTAAGAATATAAAGTACAATGTTAATCTCGGATTCCTCCAATCAGATTTCATTGTTGCCGGGAATGCTGGAATATGCGATTCTGGTCTTCCACAGTTTTTTGGATTAGGATCCGAAACACGAAAAACATCCACTGATGTTCCTGATCCTTATGGAATCGAAGTTGGTAATCCGCTCAAAGTTCCCGCAGGATATGAAGAAAACTGGATGTTTAACATCCATGCAATTGACACTCGGGGTGCCGTAGATGCAATGGGATGTACTGAATGCAGGTATTAATTTTGATATAGATTTTGTTGCATGTTAAATTActtaatatatatagttttgaTGTTACTATTTCTTTTCATGGAAATACAGATGTGACTTGTACAATGTGACAGAAGATGAATATGGCCAACCATTGAAACCAAATTATTTAGGAGGAGTAAATTGTTGCTATGATGGAACACAATGCAAAGTGAATAGTGGGCTTGAAAGTACTGAAAGAAACCTTTACTTGAAGTACACCATTAAGTGGGTTGATTGGAGTGACTCTATAGTACCTGTTCAAATCTTTATATTAGATGTCACTGATAGTTGGGAGTACACAGGAATCCATGATTGCCTTGTAagttatttttatttaagaaaagcATGTCTATGTTCTACTCACCAAAATAGGCCAACTTGACCCGAAACGTCACAACGCTTTGGTAAAATACCGACACACCCTAAAGACTCCTAATTACAATTTAATCCTTACGCCAATGTAGGGTAGTCCACTTGTTAGAGTCACGCGCCTCTTAAAGGGGAGGTCTCATGTTCAAACCTTCAAACCTAGACAATTAGTATTTAAGAATTATTGGTTTGTAACATTTGCTgttaaaaaaacaatttaacCATTACATAATATAATGTACAGCTTTGACCCTAAAACATATTTTACAATATAAAATGACACTTAGATCATGATACTTAATATTATAAGTTCACTTTAAACTATCAACAAACTTATGAGATTTAACACATAGTGAGTAATTTTTTTTGAAGTATTTGTTGTTTATGTTTTCCATATTAGGACACTCATAAAGATTCAACACTTTTTCTAGTAAcatttactaatattttgttatCTTTGTAAGTAAAATGTTTATCTTCTCTTGTCATAAAACTTATCAATATTGATCATCTTTTTGGTAACATTTTGAAACTTTGTGTTATTTTGATTGATGATTAAACTGTTGACGTACAGATCGAGTATGACATTGAAAAATCTACCAATGGAGTTGCTACTAATGACTTTACGAACACCAGGAGGTCAAGTGTGATTCTCCCTATTGATGGTGATGTCGTTTATGCTGTTGCTCACCAGCATTGTGGTGGAATAGGTTCTGCTCTTTATGGGGAGGTAAAGTAAAATATTTCAGTTTTCAAATCTACATTTGTATCATTAAGTGTCTAGACTACATTTTTAAGCGaaaaaaacttaatttttttttagaatGGACGAGTCATTTGCTCGTCTGACCCTATATACGGGCAAGGAACGAGTGCAGGAGATGAAGAAGGTTACATTGTAGGAAGGTCCACATGTTATCCTGAACCAGGTTCTGCGAGAATACTTAAAGGTGAAGCTTTAACCGTGGAGTCCAATTACAGCAATAAAAAGAGCCACACTGGAGTTATGGGGCACTTCTATATTCTTGTTGCGGACTCTTCTTTGGGTCTCAATGAACCAGTTCAAGTAAGATTTCTACCTTTATTCATCACACATTTTTTCAAGGAACTAATTTGGTTGTAACGTGAGTTTCAATGATCATATTCTTTTTGATATTATATATGGTTTTGTAGtctatagttttttttatttttgtaattttcctATGCTGCAGATTCATGACGAATTAAAAGAACTGATCTCCTTGTGGGGGGTTGCTGTGTTTGGATTGGCAATTTGTGTTGCTGTTTTGGTTGCTTGTCAAAAAAGAAATAGGAATGAGGATGCGTACATGCCCTATTGCAACTTGAACACCCGTTATCTGATATGAGAAAACGGGTACCAAATTAAATAACCCATGTTCGGTAACACAAATACACAATCGTGTTGGTTGGTAAAACCCTAAACTATTAAGTTTTACCAGAAATAAAGTTATCCATGCTTTCTCAATTATCATTATCAATATATGTAAACTTGGTGGGACAATCAGGACAATGCCATTTATCATATATGATAATTTATTTATGTTGATGTTATTACCAATTATTGTAAACCAGAGGGTGCAATGTGTAGTGTTTTTCTTGAAGGATGGTATGGTGTTCCTGAAGCACTTCAATTAACCATATTACTTACAATTTATGATCATTTAAAAAGTAAGAACATCAGCTAAAATTTTGATTTAAACTCTACTTTAACCAAAAGTTTTGTTTCTAAGGACTTAGGTGTACTCTAACTTTATTGCTATTAAAGATGATATGACAAGTTAACATGTATTATAGGGGGAGGGGGTGGTGAttactcatcactcacaacatccaatcaagttccgcgaTTGAATAATGTCCATTTAACCAACAAATTATAACAAAATACCCGTTGAATATTAACTTTAGACAAAATGGATATTGAATTTAAATAAACTCAACTTTCACAAATTGACCAATAATACTTCCAACTTTAACATttccaactttcaacttattttctccCACCACTCCCAAACTAACCCAACCCTAAcacaattagttttttttttttttttttttttttttttttttttttttactatgtGGACATTTTCAGTGATGTAGCATCTAATGTGGCTTATGTGTCAAAACTATAActttaaaaaaagagtaaattgcaattttaccccctggggtttatgccaattggcactctgacccccctaacgaaataattgtAATTTTATCCCCTGGGGTTTAAACCATTTCCTTAGGATGATATAGAGTTAAAAGGGAAAAAATGAGTGATGTGACGCTTATATGGAGTTAAGAAGGGTTAAAGTATACCTCATGGCCTAATACATAAAGAGAGTTAACACCTCAAATTTTATTGTAAGTCAGGATGACCGTTATAGTCGTGTCTAAGTATCTTAGACAACCTTATTTTCTTAGAAATGACATGGTTATCTAAGAATGATCGAGATTTGATGTTTTAAGTGACCATTTGTTAAAATACTCACCCAAATATCAGGCTATTCAAGATTTTTTAAAGAGAAAAAtgcctggatagtccctgtggtttcgcattttttcacctatagtccccaactttctaaaactacctgaataatccccaacttttcattttttgtttccggatagtccctgggtctaacttcagtttgtttttctgttaagtgggtgtgaaatgaccaatttaccctttcctttaaaaggccaaaccacagggactatccgggcat is from Helianthus annuus cultivar XRQ/B chromosome 9, HanXRQr2.0-SUNRISE, whole genome shotgun sequence and encodes:
- the LOC110879966 gene encoding uncharacterized protein LOC110879966, encoding MSRGKSLAFSLAIVLLAIGVLNSEALENGLKSMVYLSPKITLYPGSVSNKYYYDIEFPKGHIAIKSFNAEVVDEAGSPVSLQETYLHHWIALRYYNRKGVKNIKYNVNLGFLQSDFIVAGNAGICDSGLPQFFGLGSETRKTSTDVPDPYGIEVGNPLKVPAGYEENWMFNIHAIDTRGAVDAMGCTECRCDLYNVTEDEYGQPLKPNYLGGVNCCYDGTQCKVNSGLESTERNLYLKYTIKWVDWSDSIVPVQIFILDVTDSWEYTGIHDCLIEYDIEKSTNGVATNDFTNTRRSSVILPIDGDVVYAVAHQHCGGIGSALYGENGRVICSSDPIYGQGTSAGDEEGYIVGRSTCYPEPGSARILKGEALTVESNYSNKKSHTGVMGHFYILVADSSLGLNEPVQIHDELKELISLWGVAVFGLAICVAVLVACQKRNRNEDAYMPYCNLNTRYLI